In a genomic window of Hyphomonas sp.:
- the trbL gene encoding P-type conjugative transfer protein TrbL produces MDVIDTFLATFIAYIDSGFGLLAGDVAYLSTTLIAIDITLAGLFWALSQNTDVIAGLLKKVLYVGFFAYLIGNFSLLAGIVFDSFAQLGVTAGGGAMTADDLLRPGFIASVGLDAGQPLLEEIGDMLGPISFFHNFIMIAVMFVAWAIIMVAFFVLAVQLFITILEFKLTTLAGFVLVPFALWNKTTFLAERVLGNVITSGIKLMVLAVIIGIGSTLFSSVTDAFRTGDDVTLAQVMGTVLAAIVFFWMGIFAPGIASGLITGAPQLGAGSAAGAAAGVAAGTYVAGMGGRAAVGAVAGGASSAVKAGASMAGAARTSYTLGSVASGASGAAGVAAGLAGVARAGGDAMRRAASRPAQSMREAYQRGSQGAWRATGGSETASMQNSASGSSSSQSPGWARRMQTSQRMGQAGQMAAHSIRDGDRGASGANPTLKDKDD; encoded by the coding sequence ATGGACGTGATCGACACATTTCTCGCGACCTTTATCGCCTACATTGACAGCGGGTTCGGCCTGCTGGCGGGCGATGTCGCCTATTTGTCGACCACGCTCATCGCCATCGACATCACGCTGGCGGGCCTGTTCTGGGCGCTCAGCCAGAATACGGACGTCATCGCCGGGCTCCTCAAGAAGGTGCTCTATGTCGGCTTCTTCGCTTATCTCATCGGCAATTTCTCGCTGCTCGCCGGGATCGTCTTTGACAGTTTCGCGCAGCTGGGTGTGACCGCTGGCGGCGGCGCGATGACGGCTGATGACCTGCTCCGCCCCGGCTTCATCGCCAGCGTCGGCCTCGATGCCGGTCAGCCGCTGCTCGAAGAGATCGGCGACATGCTGGGGCCGATTTCGTTCTTCCACAACTTCATCATGATCGCCGTCATGTTCGTCGCCTGGGCGATCATCATGGTCGCCTTCTTCGTGCTGGCCGTGCAGCTCTTCATCACCATCCTGGAGTTCAAGCTGACGACGCTCGCCGGGTTCGTGCTCGTGCCCTTCGCCCTCTGGAACAAGACGACGTTCCTGGCCGAACGCGTGCTCGGCAATGTCATCACCTCGGGCATCAAGCTCATGGTGCTCGCCGTCATTATTGGCATTGGCTCGACGCTGTTCTCGTCGGTGACCGACGCGTTCCGCACCGGGGATGATGTGACGCTCGCCCAGGTCATGGGCACGGTGCTCGCCGCGATCGTCTTCTTCTGGATGGGCATCTTTGCGCCCGGCATTGCAAGCGGCCTCATCACCGGTGCGCCGCAGCTCGGTGCAGGCTCTGCCGCAGGCGCGGCGGCCGGTGTCGCCGCCGGGACCTATGTCGCCGGTATGGGCGGCCGCGCTGCTGTTGGCGCTGTGGCAGGCGGCGCTTCAAGCGCCGTCAAGGCCGGCGCCAGCATGGCGGGCGCGGCGCGCACCTCCTACACTCTGGGATCGGTCGCCTCTGGCGCATCAGGCGCAGCGGGCGTCGCGGCCGGCCTTGCCGGTGTCGCCCGTGCAGGCGGCGACGCCATGCGCCGCGCCGCAAGCCGTCCCGCGCAGTCGATGCGCGAGGCCTACCAACGCGGCAGTCAGGGGGCCTGGCGCGCCACCGGCGGGTCTGAGACCGCGTCCATGCAAAACTCTGCCTCCGGATCATCCTCATCCCAAAGCCCCGGCTGGGCGCGGCGCATGCAGACCAGCCAGCGCATGGGTCAGGCAGGCCAGATGGCCGCCCATTCGATCCGCGACGGTGATCGCGGCGCTTCCGGCGCGAACCCCACCCTCAAAGACAAGGACGACTAG
- the trbF gene encoding conjugal transfer protein TrbF, whose protein sequence is MAFKRSSASYGPSPFPETPYQKAGQIWDERIGSARVQAKNWRLMALGCLGLCFVTSGALVWRSMQSTVTPYVVEVDETGAARAIAPATERYTPTDAQIAHHLANFITHVRGLSVDPVVVRENWLRAYDFVTDRAATTLNEYASANDPFADVGRKSRTVDVVSVVRVSDDSFQARWIEKTYENGALVRAQRFTGNFTLITQPPTDAETLRANPLGLYVHALNWGQDLVTGE, encoded by the coding sequence ATGGCTTTCAAGCGATCCTCCGCAAGCTATGGGCCAAGCCCGTTCCCCGAAACGCCTTACCAGAAGGCGGGTCAAATCTGGGACGAGCGTATCGGTTCCGCCCGCGTGCAGGCGAAGAACTGGCGGCTCATGGCGCTCGGCTGTCTCGGGCTTTGTTTTGTCACCTCCGGCGCGCTGGTCTGGCGGAGTATGCAATCGACCGTCACGCCCTATGTCGTGGAAGTCGATGAGACAGGCGCGGCAAGAGCCATTGCTCCGGCAACGGAGCGCTACACCCCGACAGACGCCCAGATCGCCCATCACCTGGCCAACTTCATCACCCATGTGCGGGGCCTTTCCGTTGACCCTGTCGTCGTTCGCGAGAACTGGCTGAGGGCCTATGATTTCGTGACAGACCGTGCTGCGACCACGCTCAACGAATACGCTTCGGCCAACGATCCCTTTGCCGATGTCGGCCGCAAATCCCGCACCGTGGATGTGGTCAGCGTCGTGCGCGTGTCCGATGACAGTTTCCAGGCCCGCTGGATCGAGAAGACCTATGAGAATGGCGCGCTGGTCCGCGCCCAGCGGTTCACCGGCAATTTCACCCTCATCACCCAGCCGCCGACGGACGCCGAGACCCTGCGCGCCAATCCGCTCGGCCTTTATGTCCATGCCCTGAACTGGGGTCAGGACCTCGTTACAGGAGAATGA